The following proteins come from a genomic window of Sulfitobacter indolifex:
- a CDS encoding flagellar hook protein FlgE, whose product MSITSALQIGVSGLQANSSRVQNISSNIANANTVGYRRTFSEFVTQNTGSTQAGVLTDVRANISTNGNIVGTNSTTDLAVQGDGFFVVSRNANDPIESNYYLTRAGSFTPDQNGDLRNSAGYFLSGFPTDAAGNTGSVSSTSYNDLSTVNIASYQVQGTPSSSVGVSGNVPAQETGPGTTGTAFESTLRYVNQLGGSDALTLSWTPGAVDNEWTVSITDEAGTNYGDATVNFTDSGADAGSPASYTPGTLPIDPATGVVTLSITNGGTPQALEIDFGAPGTFGGMTQFSGDYTPPAFTDDGTETGSLERAEMSDSGVLFGVFDNGQRRALFQVPLANVANPDQMRSVDGNAYVATRDSGAVSLGNPMLNGLGSINSNALEGSNVDIAQELTDLIQTQRAYSSSAKIITTSDEMLSETLNIKR is encoded by the coding sequence ATGAGCATTACAAGCGCCCTTCAAATTGGGGTCAGCGGGTTGCAGGCCAACTCCTCCCGCGTGCAGAACATCTCTAGCAACATCGCAAACGCCAATACGGTCGGCTATCGGCGGACCTTTTCGGAATTCGTGACCCAAAACACCGGGTCGACCCAAGCGGGCGTGTTGACGGATGTGCGGGCTAATATCTCTACCAATGGCAATATCGTGGGCACCAACAGCACCACCGATCTGGCGGTGCAGGGCGATGGCTTTTTCGTGGTGTCGCGCAATGCCAATGATCCTATTGAATCGAACTACTACCTGACCCGCGCGGGATCGTTTACCCCGGATCAGAATGGCGACCTCCGCAACTCTGCCGGCTATTTCCTATCCGGCTTTCCTACCGATGCGGCAGGGAACACCGGCAGCGTCAGCAGCACCAGCTATAATGACCTGAGCACTGTGAATATCGCGAGCTATCAGGTGCAAGGCACGCCAAGCTCTAGCGTGGGTGTGTCGGGCAATGTGCCGGCCCAAGAAACCGGCCCCGGCACCACGGGCACGGCATTTGAATCCACATTGCGCTACGTCAACCAACTGGGCGGCAGCGATGCGTTGACCCTGTCGTGGACACCGGGGGCGGTTGACAACGAATGGACCGTCAGCATCACCGATGAGGCGGGCACCAACTATGGCGATGCGACCGTGAATTTCACCGACAGCGGCGCAGATGCGGGCAGCCCCGCAAGCTACACCCCCGGCACCTTGCCGATTGACCCCGCGACGGGCGTGGTCACGCTGTCGATCACCAATGGCGGCACACCGCAGGCCTTGGAAATCGACTTTGGCGCGCCCGGAACATTCGGCGGGATGACCCAGTTCTCTGGCGACTACACGCCCCCGGCCTTCACCGATGATGGGACCGAAACCGGCAGCCTAGAGCGCGCCGAGATGAGCGATTCCGGCGTTCTCTTTGGGGTGTTTGACAATGGTCAGCGTCGTGCGCTTTTCCAAGTGCCGCTCGCCAATGTCGCCAACCCAGACCAAATGCGCTCGGTCGATGGCAACGCTTACGTCGCCACGCGCGATTCAGGCGCTGTCAGCCTCGGCAATCCGATGCTGAACGGGTTGGGCAGCATCAACAGCAATGCGCTGGAAGGCTCCAACGTGGATATTGCGCAGGAATTGACTGATCTGATCCAAACGCAACGGGCCTATTCCTCAAGCGCCAAGATCATCACCACCAGCGACGAAATGCTGAGTGAAACCCTGAATATTAAACGCTAA